The following proteins are encoded in a genomic region of Coregonus clupeaformis isolate EN_2021a chromosome 14, ASM2061545v1, whole genome shotgun sequence:
- the LOC121581557 gene encoding zinc finger BED domain-containing protein 4-like, with protein MDAGALATSFHVWQYRHHFIFKELRDKNMTVECVLCKPKIRMLSTSKNSTSNLKKHLERKHATMYLKSPKGEMDGPNGSTTESPKEPRYKKSKLENLVHQMTSQPKVNTLVFNFMVENVQSLSVLEQPAFRKLIEGLSGGKMSMTRNTFINRIMMAYSKMKEELKEKLDRVQSVCTTADIWSAHNRSYIGMTCHWIEKNELERKSAALACARIRGAHTFDTIAAKIHEIHLAYNIENKLQATVTDNGSNFVKVFKEFSKGDNENYEDDIVEFQDVGTILDGADEAMHLFLLPHQRCASHALNLIASHDLAQVLSQGETGQVYCSAMAKCFAIWNSVHQSPLAIAAVEDIEKMKLTAPCVSRWNSEYCAVEKMVSLPETKLMDVCDSLGVPRLLSYEIAFLKEYINVFKPLAFALELFQGEQKCFLGLVIPTVLTLKKKLCEKKTLALYLFDVINPVLEAIDSRFKQLFASLDAKMATATTPQFRLWWLPEAEREDMHLMLVAEATRLEPTDGEPIGSDNVQSEDEFFSFGPGTGNSDTEEEVRRYLEGTSKNLSCLKYFQRVRKLFLKFNAILPSSAPVERLFSHNGNILTPKRNGLTDDQFEQVLLLRYNSKICTLDKIFPE; from the exons ATGGATGCCGGTGCTCTTGCCACATCTTTCCATGTCTGGCAATATAGACATCATTTCATTTTCAAGGAGTTAAGAGACAAAAATATGACCGTAGAGTGTGTTCTATGCAAACCCAAAATCCGCATGCTGTCTACCTCCAAGAACTCGACATCAAATCTGAAGAAACATTTAGAG AGAAAGCATGCAACCATGTATCTGAAGTCCCCTAAAGGTGAGATGGATGGACCCAATGGATCAACCACAGAGTCTCCTAAGGAGCCACGCTACAAGAAATCCAAGCTGGAAAACCTTGTCCATCAAATGACGTCACAGCCAAAAGTGAACACCTTGGTCTTCAACTTCATGGTGGAAAATGTCCAGTCGCTCTCTGTCTTGGAGCAGCCTGCTTTCAGGAAGCTGATTGAGGGCTTAAGTGGAGGGAAGATGTCCATGACCCGAAATACTTTTATCAATAGAATTATGATGGCATACTCCAAAATGAAGGAGGAACTAAAGGAAAAGCTGGACAGGGTACAATCTGTGTGCACTACAGCTGATATCTGGTCAGCTCACAACAGAAGCTACATTGGGATGACCTGTCATTGGATTGAGAAGAATGAGCTAGAGAGGAAGTCTGCTGCGCTTGCCTGTGCCAGAATACGGGGCGCGCACACATTTGATACAATTGCAGCCAAGATACACGAGATTCATTTGGCCTACAATATTGAAAACAAACTTCAGGCTACAGTCACTGATAATGGCAGCAACTTCGTCAAAGTCTTCAAAGAGTTTTCGAAGGGGGACAATGAAAACTATGAAGATGACATTGTTGAATTTCAGGACGTGGGCACCATACTTGACGGAGCAGATGAGGCCATGCACCTCTTTCTGCTGCCGCACCAGAGATGTGCATCGCACGCATTGAATCTGATTGCCTCCCACGATCTAGCACAAGTTCTATCACAGGGAGAAACTGGCCAAGTGTACTGCAGCGCAATGGCCAAGTGTTTTGCCATATGGAACAGCGTCCACCAATCCCCATTGGCTATAGCAGCAGTGGAGGACATAGAGAAAATGAAATTGACTGCTCCTTGTGTGAGTCGCTGGAATTCTGAATACTGTGCAGTGGAAAAGATGGTCTCTCTCCCTGAAACAAAACTAATGGATGTTTGTGACAGCCTGGGGGTCCCGAGACTGCTATCTTACGAGATAGCATTTTTAAAAGAATACATAAATGTCTTCAAGCCACTTGCTTTtgcactggaactcttccaaggaGAGCAAAAATGTTTTCTTGGACTGGTCATACCTACGGTACTCACATTGAAGAAAAAGCTATGTGAGAAGAAAACTCTTGCACTCTATCTCTTCGACGTCATCAACCCTGTTCTAGAAGCAATAGATTCCCGTTTCAAACAGCTCTTTGCCAGTCTGGATGCAAAAATGGCGACAGCAACTACTCCACAATTTCGTTTGTGGTGGCTACCAGAAGCTGAGAGAGAAGACATGCATTTGATGCTGGTGGCTGAGGCAACCCGATTGGAGCCGACTGATGGTGAGCCAATCGGCAGCGACAACGTGCAGTCAGAAGACGAATTCTTTAGTTTCGGACCTGGGACTGGCAATAGTGACACAGAAGAGGAAGTCCGGAGGTACCTCGAGGGAACCAGCAAAAATCTCAGCTGCCTGAAATACTTCCAGAGAGTGAGGAAGCTGTTCCTCAAATTCAACGCCATCCTACCCTCAAGTGCTCCTGTGGAGCGGCTCTTCAGTCATAACGGGAACATTCTCACCCCTAAAAGGAATGGTCTGACTGATGATCAGTTTGAGCAAGTTCTCCTTTTGCGTTACAACAGCAAAATATGCACTCTGGACAAAATATTCCCTGAGTAA